The Methylobacterium currus genome contains a region encoding:
- the hisH gene encoding imidazole glycerol phosphate synthase subunit HisH: MSADKVAIIDYGSGNLHSAAKAFERAARETGTGARIVVTSDPETVAAADRVVLPGVGAYADCRRGLDAVSGMVEAMTEAAHGRGRPFLGICVGMQLLASRGLEYEVTPGLGWIPGDVAPITPADPRLKVPHMGWNTLQERRPHPLLDGIPTGADGLHAYFVHSYALAPAEPGDVVATADYGGAVTAMVARGTIAGTQFHPEKSQTLGLRLIGNFLRWRP, from the coding sequence TTGAGCGCGGACAAAGTCGCCATCATCGATTACGGCTCGGGCAACCTGCACTCGGCCGCCAAGGCCTTCGAGCGCGCCGCCCGCGAGACCGGGACCGGCGCGCGGATCGTCGTCACCTCCGACCCTGAGACCGTGGCCGCTGCCGACCGGGTCGTGCTGCCGGGCGTCGGCGCCTATGCGGATTGCCGGCGCGGCCTCGACGCCGTCTCCGGCATGGTCGAGGCGATGACCGAGGCCGCGCATGGCCGCGGCCGGCCGTTCCTCGGCATCTGCGTCGGCATGCAATTGCTGGCCAGCCGGGGCCTCGAATACGAGGTCACCCCCGGCCTCGGCTGGATCCCCGGCGACGTCGCCCCGATCACGCCGGCGGATCCGCGCCTGAAGGTGCCGCATATGGGCTGGAACACGCTGCAGGAGCGTCGGCCGCACCCGCTTCTCGACGGAATCCCGACCGGGGCGGACGGGCTGCATGCCTATTTCGTGCATAGCTACGCCCTCGCGCCGGCGGAGCCCGGCGACGTGGTGGCGACCGCCGATTACGGCGGCGCGGTCACCGCGATGGTCGCCCGCGGCACGATCGCGGGCACCCAGTTCCACCCCGAGAAGAGCCAGACCCTCGGCCTGCGGCTGATCGGCAACTTCCTGCGCTGGCGGCCCTGA
- a CDS encoding DUF2628 domain-containing protein, whose protein sequence is MTTYTLHVPDEVDPGEPEALDRAKLVPDAFVWPAFWFSALWFFWHRLWLAGLIVLAAEIVVWAVGFTLGLNPVAGFVIALLLSWLIGLEASSLRRWTYARTGRPIRDAVTASDTKEAEVKFVARWLREEGARIGTTAPRPATPASTRAESPALGLFPEAQGSR, encoded by the coding sequence ATGACCACCTATACCCTGCACGTCCCCGACGAGGTCGATCCCGGCGAGCCGGAGGCGCTGGACCGCGCCAAGCTGGTGCCGGACGCCTTCGTCTGGCCGGCCTTCTGGTTCTCGGCCCTGTGGTTCTTCTGGCACCGGCTCTGGCTCGCCGGCCTCATCGTGCTCGCGGCCGAGATCGTGGTCTGGGCCGTTGGTTTCACGCTGGGGTTGAACCCGGTGGCGGGCTTCGTGATCGCGCTGCTCCTGTCCTGGCTCATCGGGCTCGAGGCCTCGTCGCTGCGGCGCTGGACCTATGCCCGCACCGGGCGCCCGATCCGCGACGCGGTGACCGCCTCGGATACGAAGGAGGCGGAGGTGAAGTTCGTCGCCCGCTGGCTGCGGGAGGAGGGGGCCCGGATCGGGACGACCGCGCCCCGGCCGGCGACGCCGGCGAGCACCCGCGCCGAGAGCCCGGCTTTGGGCCTCTTCCCGGAGGCGCAAGGATCCCGGTGA
- the hisB gene encoding imidazoleglycerol-phosphate dehydratase HisB: MTETTLRAGRVDRRTAETDVSVALTLDGTGRASIATGVGFLDHMLELLARHALFDLEIKVTGDLHVDQHHTTEDCGIALGQAFAQALGDKRGIRRYADLHLPMDEALTRVAVDISGRPFLVFRTEFSREKIGVFDTELVREWFQAFAMNAGITLHVETLYGDNQHHIAESCYKGLARALRHAVEVDPREGGRVPSTKGSL; encoded by the coding sequence ATGACCGAGACCACCCTCCGCGCCGGCCGCGTCGACCGGCGCACCGCCGAGACCGACGTCAGCGTCGCGCTCACCCTCGACGGCACCGGCCGGGCCAGCATCGCGACGGGGGTCGGCTTCCTCGACCACATGCTGGAGCTGCTCGCCCGCCACGCGCTGTTCGATCTCGAGATCAAGGTGACGGGGGATCTCCACGTCGACCAGCACCACACCACCGAGGATTGCGGCATCGCGCTCGGCCAGGCCTTCGCCCAGGCGCTCGGCGACAAGCGCGGCATCCGCCGCTACGCCGACCTGCATCTGCCCATGGACGAGGCACTGACCCGGGTCGCCGTCGACATCTCCGGCCGTCCGTTCCTGGTGTTCCGCACCGAATTCTCCCGCGAGAAGATCGGCGTCTTCGACACCGAGCTGGTGCGAGAGTGGTTTCAGGCCTTCGCGATGAATGCCGGGATCACGCTGCACGTCGAGACGCTGTACGGCGACAACCAGCACCACATCGCCGAGAGCTGCTACAAGGGGCTGGCACGTGCCTTGCGGCACGCGGTCGAGGTCGATCCCCGCGAGGGCGGCCGGGTGCCATCGACCAAAGGCTCGCTCTAG
- a CDS encoding S-methyl-5'-thioadenosine phosphorylase: MVKAVLGVIGGSGVYDLPGLEDVREERITSPWGEPSDALRIGRIGETPVVFLARHGRGHRLSPSGIDYRANIDVLKRAGVTDIVALSACGSFRQELYPGLFVLVDQFVDRTVGRTSSFFGNGCVAHVSMAHPVGPGLQARILAAAEAEEIAVRKGGTYVCMEGPQFSSYAESLTYKAQGYDVIGMTNMPEAKLAREAEITYATIAMVTDFDCWHPEHGAVDVASVVAVARANAAKAARLVSRLARDFPAEREPCPAGSDRALDGAIMTAPTHRDAGLMAKLDAICARVLADV, encoded by the coding sequence ATGGTCAAGGCCGTGCTCGGAGTGATCGGCGGATCGGGCGTCTACGACCTGCCCGGGCTGGAGGACGTGCGCGAGGAACGGATCACCTCGCCCTGGGGCGAGCCCTCGGACGCACTCCGCATCGGCCGGATCGGCGAGACGCCGGTGGTGTTCCTCGCCCGGCACGGCCGCGGCCACCGCCTCTCGCCCTCGGGCATCGACTACCGGGCCAATATCGACGTGCTCAAGCGCGCCGGCGTCACCGACATCGTGGCGCTCTCGGCCTGCGGCTCGTTCCGGCAGGAGCTCTATCCGGGCCTGTTCGTGCTCGTCGACCAGTTCGTCGACCGCACGGTCGGGCGCACCTCGTCGTTCTTCGGCAATGGCTGCGTCGCCCACGTCTCGATGGCCCATCCGGTCGGCCCGGGGCTCCAGGCCCGCATCCTGGCGGCGGCCGAGGCCGAGGAGATCGCGGTCAGGAAGGGCGGCACCTATGTCTGCATGGAGGGGCCGCAATTCTCCTCCTACGCCGAGTCGCTCACCTACAAGGCGCAGGGCTACGACGTGATCGGCATGACCAACATGCCGGAGGCCAAGCTGGCCCGCGAAGCCGAGATCACCTACGCGACCATCGCCATGGTGACCGACTTCGATTGCTGGCACCCGGAGCACGGCGCCGTCGACGTGGCCTCCGTCGTGGCGGTGGCCCGCGCCAACGCCGCCAAGGCCGCCCGCCTGGTGAGCCGCCTGGCCCGCGATTTCCCGGCCGAGCGCGAACCCTGCCCGGCGGGCTCCGACCGGGCGCTCGACGGCGCGATCATGACCGCACCCACCCACCGTGACGCAGGCCTGATGGCCAAGCTCGACGCGATCTGCGCCCGGGTGCTGGCGGACGTGTGA
- a CDS encoding cytochrome c1: MIRTRTPGTRALLAAALAAFLSAGAASAEDHGPLPHREKWTFSGMFGTFDQAQLQRGFQVYREVCSNCHSLNYVRFRNLEEEGGPDFSAAQVKALAAEYKVKDGPNDSGDMFERPGRPADKIPAPFPNEQAAASANGGKAPPDLSLMAKARTFARGGLWFIIDWLPFIGYTEQGPDYIHALLNGYKEEPPKDVQVPAGGHYNEYYPGHVIAMPKPLSDGQVTYAKGADGKPVVPETVDQYSRDITAFLMWTAEPHLLARKSLGLRAMLFLIVLAGLLYYVKKKVWSDVGGETHGLQPELHKTS, from the coding sequence ATGATCAGAACACGCACTCCCGGGACGCGCGCTCTCTTGGCAGCCGCGCTCGCCGCGTTCCTGTCGGCCGGCGCCGCCTCGGCCGAGGACCACGGGCCGCTGCCCCACCGCGAGAAGTGGACCTTCTCGGGGATGTTCGGCACCTTCGACCAGGCGCAGCTGCAGCGCGGCTTCCAGGTCTACCGCGAGGTCTGCTCGAACTGCCACAGCCTGAACTACGTCCGCTTCCGCAACCTGGAAGAGGAGGGCGGGCCCGACTTCTCCGCCGCCCAGGTCAAGGCGCTGGCGGCCGAGTACAAGGTCAAGGACGGCCCGAACGATTCCGGCGACATGTTCGAGCGGCCCGGCCGCCCGGCGGACAAGATCCCGGCGCCGTTCCCGAACGAGCAGGCCGCGGCCTCCGCCAATGGCGGCAAGGCGCCGCCGGACCTGTCGCTGATGGCCAAGGCCCGCACCTTCGCCCGCGGCGGCCTGTGGTTCATCATCGATTGGCTGCCCTTCATCGGCTACACCGAGCAGGGCCCCGACTACATCCACGCCCTCCTCAACGGCTACAAGGAAGAGCCGCCGAAGGACGTGCAGGTGCCGGCGGGCGGCCACTACAACGAGTACTACCCGGGCCACGTGATCGCGATGCCCAAGCCGCTCAGCGACGGTCAGGTGACCTACGCCAAGGGCGCCGACGGCAAGCCGGTCGTGCCGGAGACGGTCGACCAGTACTCGCGCGACATCACCGCCTTCCTGATGTGGACGGCGGAGCCGCATCTCCTGGCGCGCAAGTCGCTGGGCCTGCGGGCGATGCTGTTCCTGATCGTTCTGGCCGGCCTGCTCTACTACGTGAAGAAGAAGGTCTGGTCCGACGTCGGCGGCGAGACGCACGGGCTGCAGCCCGAGCTGCACAAGACGAGCTGA